A stretch of the Bradyrhizobium arachidis genome encodes the following:
- a CDS encoding FAD-binding oxidoreductase, whose product MSPRVERIHSDERLPAEADVVIVGGGILGSTAAYYLAKRGLSVALLEKGHVACEQSSRNWGWCRQQNRDRRELPLSVISMRLWDELTRDINRDLGFRRCGLVYATHDEAVLAGWEKWREVAREYDVDTRVLSRAEVAERVPEARDKWVGGTYSARDGKAEPALAAPAIAEGARTLGATIHQGCAARALDLANGKVAGVHTEKGYIRTSAVLCAAGAWSSRFLRPLGISFPQASIRQTALRSTPTINIGEAVSTPYCTITRRLDGSYTLAISGKANLEITPQAIRYSREFMPQFLRRLKNVRLGVGQSFVSGPDSMPALLTNDDRIFEQNRVLDPPPLKWLMSQVVESVRKTFPQLGEIKIDSAWGGFVDCTPDAVPVVSQVDGVEGLVLAAGCSGHGFGLGPGLGYLAADLVVNDTPCVDPTPFRLSRLVDGSKLDIAAI is encoded by the coding sequence ATGTCGCCCCGCGTCGAGCGCATTCACAGCGATGAGCGTCTCCCGGCCGAGGCCGACGTCGTCATCGTCGGCGGCGGCATCCTCGGCTCTACGGCCGCCTATTACCTGGCAAAGCGTGGCCTCTCTGTGGCGCTCCTCGAGAAGGGCCACGTCGCCTGTGAACAATCGAGCCGAAACTGGGGTTGGTGCCGCCAGCAGAACCGCGATCGCCGCGAACTGCCGCTCTCGGTGATCTCCATGCGGCTGTGGGACGAACTCACGCGCGATATCAATCGGGACCTCGGATTTCGGCGCTGCGGCCTCGTCTATGCGACCCACGACGAGGCCGTGCTCGCCGGCTGGGAAAAGTGGCGCGAGGTCGCCAGGGAGTACGACGTCGACACCCGCGTGCTGAGCCGGGCGGAGGTGGCCGAGCGCGTCCCCGAAGCGCGCGACAAATGGGTCGGCGGGACCTATTCGGCTCGGGACGGCAAGGCCGAACCTGCGCTTGCCGCGCCGGCTATCGCCGAGGGGGCCAGAACTCTGGGCGCCACAATCCACCAGGGATGCGCGGCGCGGGCGCTCGATTTGGCCAATGGCAAGGTTGCAGGCGTGCACACGGAGAAGGGCTACATCAGAACCAGCGCGGTGTTGTGCGCCGCCGGCGCCTGGTCCTCGCGCTTCCTTCGGCCGCTCGGGATCAGTTTCCCCCAAGCGAGCATCCGGCAGACCGCGCTGCGTTCCACCCCCACAATCAATATCGGCGAGGCGGTCTCCACACCCTACTGCACGATCACGCGCCGACTGGACGGCAGCTACACGCTTGCGATCAGCGGCAAGGCGAACCTCGAAATAACGCCCCAGGCTATCCGGTATAGCCGGGAATTCATGCCGCAGTTCTTGCGTCGCTTGAAGAACGTCAGGCTCGGCGTCGGCCAATCGTTCGTTTCGGGGCCGGATTCAATGCCGGCGCTGCTGACCAACGACGATCGGATCTTCGAACAGAATCGCGTGCTGGATCCTCCGCCCTTGAAATGGCTGATGAGCCAAGTGGTGGAGAGTGTCCGGAAGACCTTCCCCCAACTCGGCGAAATAAAGATCGATAGCGCCTGGGGCGGCTTCGTCGATTGCACGCCGGACGCAGTGCCCGTGGTGTCGCAGGTGGACGGGGTGGAAGGCCTCGTCCTGGCGGCGGGCTGCTCGGGGCACGGCTTCGGTTTAGGCCCGGGGCTCGGCTATCTGGCCGCAGATCTCGTCGTAAACGACACGCCTTGCGTCGATCCCACACCGTTCCGGCTGTCGCGTCTGGTCGACGGCTCGAAGCTGGACATCGCCGCCATCTGA
- a CDS encoding FAD-binding oxidoreductase — MLKPATTKQVSDIVRLAAHHGIGIVPQGGNTSYCGGATPDASGRQIIVSLERMDRIREIDPVSMSISVDAGVILKNAQDAAAAAGLLLPLSLGAEGSCRIGGNIGTNAGGLSVVRYGMTRDLLLGIEAVLADGTVVSDMRKLRKNNTGYDVKQCFVGSEGTLGIVTGAVLRLAPLPVRRATAWLTLAGGVPLAELLGLVRRESADLLTTFEFMAARSIALATEAMIDPSSLRAGPGGAVLVEFASSSRHLDLDELMEAVLAEAIESGWLEDALLAQSGSQRTAMWRLREAIPEGEKRRNGSVKHDISVPLSSIQRFLDLAGSQVRSFDADLELSVYGHVGDGNLHYNVLVPPDVDRLEFTKWIESSLSLQLYDTAAALGGTFSAEHGVGRFKKHLLERYGDVGRIAAMRRIKTAFDPADIMNAGAVVRPLGEKSAC, encoded by the coding sequence GTGCTGAAGCCGGCGACGACGAAGCAAGTCAGCGACATCGTACGGCTGGCGGCGCACCACGGTATCGGAATCGTTCCGCAGGGCGGCAACACCAGCTACTGCGGCGGAGCGACGCCCGATGCGTCCGGGCGCCAAATCATCGTGAGCCTCGAGCGGATGGACAGGATTCGCGAAATCGATCCCGTCTCCATGAGCATCTCTGTCGATGCCGGCGTCATCCTGAAGAACGCACAGGACGCCGCGGCGGCGGCCGGACTTCTGTTGCCGCTCAGCCTCGGCGCGGAAGGCAGTTGCCGGATCGGCGGCAACATCGGCACGAACGCCGGCGGGCTGTCAGTCGTCAGGTATGGGATGACTCGCGATCTGCTGCTCGGGATCGAGGCGGTGCTGGCGGACGGCACGGTGGTCTCCGACATGCGCAAGCTGCGGAAGAACAACACCGGCTACGACGTCAAGCAGTGCTTCGTCGGAAGCGAGGGGACTCTCGGCATCGTCACCGGCGCAGTGTTGCGTCTCGCGCCTTTGCCGGTCCGCCGCGCGACTGCCTGGCTGACGCTCGCGGGCGGCGTGCCGCTCGCCGAACTTCTCGGCTTGGTCCGTCGCGAATCCGCAGACCTGCTGACCACGTTCGAATTCATGGCAGCCCGATCCATCGCGCTCGCGACCGAAGCAATGATCGACCCGTCCTCCCTTCGAGCAGGCCCGGGAGGCGCCGTCCTCGTCGAGTTCGCCTCTTCCTCACGCCATCTCGATCTCGACGAACTGATGGAAGCCGTTCTGGCCGAGGCGATCGAGTCCGGATGGCTCGAGGACGCCTTGCTGGCGCAGAGCGGATCGCAGCGGACCGCGATGTGGCGGCTCCGCGAGGCCATCCCCGAGGGCGAGAAGCGCCGGAACGGATCGGTCAAGCATGATATTTCCGTACCGCTTTCCTCCATTCAGCGCTTCCTGGATCTGGCCGGCTCGCAGGTGCGATCGTTTGACGCCGACCTCGAGCTGTCCGTCTACGGTCATGTCGGCGACGGCAATCTGCACTACAACGTGCTCGTTCCTCCCGATGTCGACCGGCTGGAGTTCACCAAGTGGATCGAAAGCAGCCTTTCGTTGCAACTCTACGACACGGCCGCGGCGCTCGGTGGAACGTTCAGCGCGGAGCACGGCGTCGGTCGTTTCAAGAAACACCTTCTCGAGCGGTACGGCGATGTCGGGCGCATCGCGGCGATGCGCCGGATCAAGACCGCCTTTGATCCGGCGGACATCATGAACGCCGGCGCAGTCGTTCGTCCGTTGGGAGAGAAGTCTGCCTGTTGA
- a CDS encoding sensor histidine kinase, giving the protein MTPGKAPSLRRALLLNLLIPTSMLAAALGLAGLLLIHKTIETAYDRVLDGSVKAIAERIAVEDGEISVDLPQVALGMLETRANDSVYYNVSYDQTLVTGYQDLPLADAAAIPVGTIKHLNSLYRGTEVRVAAMTQAAYGKSLPVLIEVAETTNGRATARRELLLALVALEIGIIATAAVLVWFAVRRGLSPLVDLGREIDARQFGTGANLQRLDLENIPLEAHPPVRAMNELFARLDAAIQVIRDFIADASHQMKTPLASLRVHLALLQRDSGHLPGNVENIAEIERSTKHLDRLVAQLIAMARAEQAAVAEPRIDAAFSDLVTNTSEAVGTMAPFAAAKNVELAFEPEVDRAPVNAEPSMLHDILTNLIDNAIRYNHDGGSVVVGVFAGNGRYGVKIADDGPGIAPEHRERVFDRFYRIPAANRPAGSGLGLSIVRTLLRQDAGTIELTEGIGGRGLTVTVSFAATNLHLQARQRM; this is encoded by the coding sequence GTGACACCAGGAAAAGCCCCTTCGCTGCGCCGCGCGCTGCTTCTCAATCTGCTCATTCCGACCAGCATGCTCGCTGCCGCGCTTGGACTTGCCGGCTTGCTGTTGATCCACAAGACCATCGAAACGGCTTACGACCGCGTGCTTGACGGCTCCGTAAAGGCGATCGCCGAACGGATTGCCGTCGAGGACGGTGAAATCTCGGTTGATCTGCCGCAAGTCGCGCTCGGGATGCTGGAGACCAGAGCCAACGACAGCGTCTACTACAATGTGTCCTACGATCAGACGCTCGTCACGGGCTATCAGGATTTGCCGCTTGCAGACGCGGCCGCGATTCCGGTGGGCACGATCAAGCATCTCAATTCGCTTTACAGGGGAACGGAGGTACGCGTTGCGGCCATGACTCAGGCTGCCTACGGCAAGTCGCTGCCGGTCCTGATCGAAGTCGCCGAAACGACGAACGGAAGAGCGACAGCGCGGCGTGAGCTCCTGCTCGCGCTGGTGGCGTTGGAAATCGGCATCATCGCCACGGCTGCCGTTCTGGTCTGGTTTGCTGTCCGGCGTGGCCTTTCGCCGCTGGTGGACCTCGGACGCGAAATCGACGCGCGCCAATTCGGAACGGGCGCGAACCTTCAACGCCTCGACCTCGAAAACATTCCCCTGGAAGCGCACCCGCCCGTGCGCGCGATGAACGAACTGTTCGCCCGCCTCGATGCGGCGATCCAGGTCATCCGGGACTTCATTGCGGACGCTTCGCATCAAATGAAGACGCCGCTCGCTTCGCTACGCGTCCACCTGGCACTGCTGCAGCGCGATTCCGGACATTTGCCGGGAAATGTCGAGAACATCGCCGAGATCGAGAGATCGACGAAGCATCTGGATCGACTGGTCGCCCAGCTCATCGCGATGGCCCGCGCGGAGCAAGCCGCCGTCGCCGAGCCACGTATCGATGCCGCATTCAGCGATCTGGTCACGAATACGAGCGAAGCCGTCGGAACCATGGCTCCGTTCGCTGCGGCGAAGAATGTCGAATTGGCATTTGAGCCTGAGGTCGATCGCGCTCCCGTCAACGCCGAGCCCTCGATGCTGCACGACATACTGACCAACCTGATCGACAATGCGATACGGTACAATCACGACGGCGGGTCCGTTGTCGTCGGCGTCTTCGCAGGCAACGGTCGATATGGTGTGAAGATCGCCGATGACGGACCGGGCATTGCGCCTGAACATCGTGAGCGCGTGTTCGACCGGTTCTACCGTATTCCGGCAGCCAATCGCCCGGCCGGCTCCGGGCTTGGGCTTTCCATCGTCCGCACGTTGCTGCGGCAGGACGCTGGCACGATCGAGCTCACGGAGGGTATCGGCGGTCGCGGTCTGACGGTCACGGTCAGCTTCGCCGCGACAAATCTGCACCTTCAGGCACGTCAGCGGATGTGA
- a CDS encoding response regulator transcription factor, with amino-acid sequence MRILIVEDDTSLVSGLKKALSPAGFAVDHEISGAAAIEIVPSEAYSLIVLDLGLPDLPGQEVLRRLRGNGCKVPILILTALGEVKDKVKCLNLGADDYLTKPFDLDEFEARVKALVRRGKGRPDPILRCGSLSLETSTATASIEDKPLTLRRREVTVLEILMSQAGRLVRKERLISEVFGFDEPVAPNAIELYIARLRQKLGPNGPKIKTVRGLGYLMEDR; translated from the coding sequence TTGCGTATCCTGATTGTCGAGGATGATACGTCTCTGGTGAGCGGGCTGAAGAAGGCGCTGTCACCTGCCGGCTTTGCGGTCGATCATGAGATCAGCGGCGCGGCGGCGATCGAGATCGTGCCTTCCGAAGCCTACTCGCTGATTGTGCTCGATCTGGGCTTGCCTGACCTACCGGGCCAGGAGGTGTTGCGCCGGTTGCGCGGCAACGGTTGCAAAGTCCCGATACTCATCCTCACCGCGCTGGGAGAGGTGAAGGACAAGGTCAAGTGCCTCAATCTCGGCGCCGACGATTATCTCACCAAGCCGTTCGACCTCGACGAATTCGAGGCTCGGGTAAAGGCGCTTGTGCGGCGCGGCAAGGGACGCCCCGATCCGATTTTGCGATGCGGATCCCTGTCGCTCGAAACGTCTACCGCGACTGCATCGATCGAGGACAAGCCGTTGACGCTGCGCAGGCGTGAAGTCACGGTCCTCGAAATCCTGATGTCGCAGGCGGGCCGCCTCGTGCGCAAGGAGCGACTGATTTCGGAGGTCTTCGGCTTCGACGAGCCGGTCGCACCCAACGCGATCGAACTCTACATCGCGCGTCTGCGGCAAAAGCTCGGCCCGAACGGACCAAAAATCAAGACGGTGCGCGGCCTCGGCTACCTGATGGAGGACAGGTGA
- a CDS encoding ABC transporter substrate-binding protein: protein MYCPLAGIFGLAAYVFLGALAFAQEPGTGQNAETGRPQVSLVVKTTTDLSEAADLVSEFTKLNPSVAVEYSKVLSTDLFDQVVKSSGTKGAADVVWSSSMDLQIKLANDGYAAEYHSAEADGIFGWARWKDRAYGVTAEPVVIVYNKRLLREGQVPKDHAELLRLLTDHLPVFQGKIATYDPELSGTGLLFITQDVRVTAQTWKLVAAMGRAKVKLYSSSGPMIDRVSSGELVLAYNVLGSYALERAKRDQDIGIVFPSDYTLLLSRIALIPQSAQQPELARRFVDFLLSRSGQALLARHSLGSVREDMKPTVPGSADAKIAARPIALSIDLLTYLDQAKRERFLKDWKKFLQER, encoded by the coding sequence GTGTACTGTCCGCTCGCCGGCATCTTCGGGCTTGCGGCCTACGTTTTCCTTGGCGCCCTGGCCTTTGCCCAAGAGCCCGGCACAGGCCAGAACGCAGAAACGGGTCGGCCGCAGGTCAGCCTCGTCGTCAAGACGACGACGGATCTGTCCGAAGCCGCCGACCTGGTCTCCGAGTTCACGAAGCTGAACCCAAGTGTTGCCGTGGAGTATTCCAAGGTTCTATCCACCGATCTGTTCGACCAGGTCGTGAAATCCTCCGGGACAAAAGGCGCGGCCGACGTCGTATGGAGTTCGTCGATGGACCTCCAGATCAAGCTCGCCAATGACGGATATGCGGCTGAATACCACTCGGCCGAGGCCGACGGGATCTTTGGCTGGGCGCGGTGGAAGGATCGCGCTTATGGCGTTACGGCCGAGCCTGTGGTGATCGTCTACAACAAGCGGCTTCTGCGCGAGGGCCAGGTTCCGAAAGATCATGCGGAATTGTTGCGCCTGCTGACGGATCATCTGCCGGTGTTTCAGGGCAAGATCGCAACTTACGATCCCGAGCTGAGCGGAACGGGGCTCCTGTTCATCACCCAGGATGTGCGCGTCACGGCGCAGACCTGGAAGCTGGTGGCGGCGATGGGACGCGCAAAGGTCAAGCTCTACTCTTCATCTGGTCCCATGATCGATCGGGTGAGTAGCGGCGAGCTGGTGCTGGCCTATAACGTGCTTGGTTCATATGCGCTGGAGCGCGCCAAGCGCGATCAGGATATCGGCATCGTCTTTCCTAGCGATTATACATTGTTGCTGTCGAGAATCGCGCTGATCCCGCAGTCAGCGCAACAGCCGGAGCTGGCCAGGCGCTTCGTCGATTTTCTGCTGTCGCGCAGCGGCCAGGCGTTGTTGGCCCGCCATTCACTCGGTTCGGTTCGTGAGGACATGAAGCCGACAGTTCCCGGCTCTGCCGACGCGAAGATTGCGGCGCGGCCGATCGCGCTCAGCATCGATCTCCTGACCTATCTCGATCAGGCCAAGCGCGAGCGCTTCTTGAAGGATTGGAAAAAGTTCCTTCAGGAGCGCTGA
- a CDS encoding MFS transporter, protein MASLSVSSAPLEPPSAVEAETMRKVMWRLLPFLMLCYFIAYVDRVNAGFAALTMNKDVGLTQAMFGVGGGLFFVAYVLFEVPSNLAMEKVGARLWIARIMITWGLVGIGTAFIVGPNTFYLSRFLLGAAEAGFFPGVILYLTYWFPSRYRARVVATFMVAIPVSSFVGSPLSAALLELDGAWGLHGWQWLFIVEAVPAVLLGVAIFFVLPSRPAEAKWLTREESEWLQGRLEYESRTRSTAVGHLPLWKVLSNPYIWALALIYAGSSATSNALSLWQPQILKSFGLTNLQTGFLNMIPFGIASVFMILWGMRADKNGERYLNTALPLALTALCLFATNLTSSLTVTMLLLTLVLIGNYAIKGPFWALSTEILSPATAASGIAAINTISHLGTGGATSLLGLIKDQTGSFPLSLLPLALLTAAGAITVLLLGRNQRRAPEPAVRAEARAG, encoded by the coding sequence ATGGCCAGTTTAAGCGTTTCTTCAGCGCCGCTAGAACCGCCATCGGCCGTCGAAGCCGAAACCATGCGCAAGGTGATGTGGCGGCTGCTCCCCTTTCTCATGCTCTGTTACTTCATCGCCTATGTTGACAGGGTGAATGCCGGCTTTGCCGCGCTCACCATGAACAAGGACGTTGGTCTTACCCAGGCGATGTTCGGCGTAGGTGGCGGGCTGTTCTTTGTCGCCTATGTCCTGTTCGAGGTGCCGAGCAACCTTGCGATGGAAAAGGTGGGCGCCCGGCTCTGGATCGCGCGTATCATGATCACATGGGGGTTGGTCGGGATTGGAACGGCTTTCATCGTCGGACCCAACACGTTCTATTTGAGCCGCTTTCTTCTCGGCGCCGCAGAAGCCGGATTTTTTCCCGGCGTGATTCTCTATCTCACCTACTGGTTTCCGTCTCGCTATCGCGCGCGTGTGGTGGCTACCTTCATGGTCGCCATTCCGGTCTCGAGCTTTGTGGGCTCTCCTCTCTCGGCGGCACTGCTCGAGCTGGACGGTGCGTGGGGCTTGCATGGTTGGCAATGGCTCTTCATCGTCGAAGCGGTGCCTGCAGTGCTCTTGGGCGTGGCGATCTTCTTTGTCCTGCCGAGCCGCCCGGCCGAGGCCAAATGGCTGACGCGTGAGGAAAGCGAGTGGCTGCAAGGCCGCCTCGAGTACGAGAGCCGGACGCGATCGACCGCCGTCGGGCATCTGCCGCTCTGGAAGGTTCTGTCAAATCCTTATATTTGGGCTCTTGCCCTAATCTATGCCGGCAGCTCTGCTACGAGCAATGCATTGTCGCTCTGGCAGCCGCAAATCCTCAAGTCGTTTGGGTTGACGAACTTGCAGACCGGCTTTCTGAACATGATCCCCTTCGGAATTGCCTCCGTCTTCATGATTCTGTGGGGGATGCGAGCAGACAAGAACGGCGAGCGCTATTTGAACACCGCTTTGCCGCTTGCTCTGACCGCGCTCTGTCTCTTTGCCACAAACCTTACGTCGTCACTGACGGTCACGATGTTGCTCCTGACGTTGGTGCTGATCGGCAACTACGCGATCAAGGGTCCGTTCTGGGCTTTATCTACGGAGATACTCTCGCCCGCGACAGCCGCAAGCGGCATCGCGGCGATCAACACGATTTCGCACTTGGGAACCGGAGGGGCGACGTCGCTGCTTGGCTTGATCAAGGACCAGACGGGAAGTTTCCCGCTGTCGCTGCTCCCACTCGCACTACTGACAGCCGCAGGAGCCATCACAGTTCTACTGCTTGGACGAAATCAAAGACGGGCCCCCGAACCGGCAGTTCGGGCGGAGGCGCGCGCTGGCTAG
- a CDS encoding LysR family transcriptional regulator yields MRINFELLDIRAFLAIYDLRNFHLAAEAVGLSQPALSRRIQALEASLGAPLLERSRRGVSPTTIGRELEPLLRRVISDLESSILASGDMGPRQHGRITIASIPTAAIDFLPRVIDEFNHTYPNIRFRILDLSSNEGLEAVVSGEAEFGINMLGSTHPDILLTPLMIDPFVLVCRRDHPLAQHTTVSWAEVTEHRLIGVSRESGNRIVLDNALAQNKIQIRWTYEVNHVSTAMGMTDRGLGASILPLLAAPLESNQNITAVPIIEPKIARTIGLLQRRGAHLSTAARAFRDRLISKMA; encoded by the coding sequence ATGCGCATCAACTTCGAGCTGCTCGACATTCGAGCCTTTCTTGCGATCTACGACCTCCGTAACTTCCATCTTGCGGCGGAAGCGGTGGGCCTATCGCAGCCAGCGCTGTCGCGCCGAATTCAGGCTCTCGAGGCGTCCCTCGGCGCGCCGTTACTCGAGCGATCACGGCGAGGCGTTTCACCGACCACCATCGGACGTGAACTCGAGCCGCTGTTGCGCCGTGTCATCAGCGATCTGGAATCGTCGATCCTTGCATCCGGCGACATGGGGCCAAGGCAGCACGGACGCATCACCATCGCGTCGATACCGACGGCAGCGATCGATTTCCTGCCGCGGGTGATCGATGAATTCAACCACACCTATCCCAACATCCGGTTTCGCATTCTCGATCTGTCTTCGAACGAGGGGCTCGAAGCCGTCGTATCCGGAGAGGCCGAGTTTGGAATCAACATGTTGGGATCGACGCACCCGGACATCCTGCTGACGCCGCTGATGATTGATCCCTTCGTGCTGGTGTGCCGCCGCGATCATCCACTGGCGCAACATACGACCGTGTCATGGGCCGAAGTCACCGAGCATCGCCTGATTGGTGTGAGCCGCGAGAGCGGAAACCGCATTGTCCTCGACAACGCGCTTGCCCAGAACAAAATTCAAATTCGGTGGACCTATGAGGTCAATCACGTCTCGACGGCAATGGGAATGACGGATAGAGGCCTCGGCGCGTCGATCCTGCCCTTGCTGGCGGCTCCATTGGAATCAAATCAGAACATTACGGCCGTGCCGATCATTGAGCCGAAGATTGCAAGAACCATTGGTTTGCTTCAACGACGCGGGGCCCACCTGTCGACGGCCGCGCGGGCTTTTCGCGACCGGCTGATTTCAAAGATGGCCTAA